Below is a window of Nicotiana tabacum cultivar K326 chromosome 19, ASM71507v2, whole genome shotgun sequence DNA.
AGTTAAATACAGGTtgtgttcgaccttgttcgaactaacacctagcGGCCCTCGATCATAATCAAACATAAGTTGTGTTCGACCTTGTACGGACTAATACctactggccctcggccatagttaaatatatgttatgttcgaccttgtttgAACTAACACCTACTGGACCTCGGCCATagttaaacatatgtttgttcgaactaacacctactggACCTCGGCCATAGTAAAAcacaggttatgttcgaccttgttcgaactaatacctaccggccctcggccacaATTAAACATAAGTTGTGTTCGACTTTGTTCGGACCAATACCTACTAGCCCTCGGCCATAGTTAAACACAAGTTATgtttgaccttgttcgaattaacatctgctggccctcggccataatcaaACATAGGTTTTGGTTCGACCTCTTTTGAAGTAACACCTACTGatcctcggccataattaaactTAGAATATGTTTGACCTTATTCGAACTAAGTGATTACGGCTAGAAAATCAAGGCAACCAAGCGATAAAATCAAAAAACAATATACAAGTAAGGACCACATGAAGAAATTCAGATGCAAATAACAAAGTTGAACTCCCCCTCAAGGACACTACATTTCTCGACGTCCTTCACCAGCTCGTCATCTTTTTTCTTCAACTCATCCTAAAGCGTTTGCAAATTGCCACCCTCGCCAAAATGCCTGCGAATTTCCTGATACTTGCCACGGTACTCAAAGTATTTGCGCTGAAGCTTAGTGAATATAGCCTTATGCCTCTCCTCCCTTCAGGCGCTTTCGGTTTCGAAGATCACGGTCTGCAATCacaaaaagaaagagagtcaAACACAAGAACGCCTTCTCTCGCAAGGGTAAATCACTAAAATGAAGACCAAAAATATGAACAAAGCAGACAAGAAAAAGAAGCCTTGAAACATTTACCCTGAGAGCGAGGCCGGTTATGCTCCTCGATAAGGTGGCGTCATCCAGCTCCGCAAGGGTTTCACCCTCCACGTTGAAACAAAGGGGACCAAGGGTGGGGACCATTTTTAATAGATCACGGTCCATGGGGATTGCGATGGTCTGCGTAGACCCCTCCAACCTCACTTTGAGCTGAGTAAATCCTTCTTCTATCATCCTCAGCTCTGCAGCGTCAATGTCTGAGCCCGTCTCATAGCCATCCTCGGCCACGCCTTTATCTCTCCCATCAGCCGGCAAAGAAGCACCATCATCTGGTCGCGAGGTTGATGGCCCATCTAGCTGCGAAGTATCAGAAACCCTTGCAGACGACCCTTAGGCTTCCGTCGTCGCAGAAGGAAGGGATACGCCCTCTACGTCCTCAGTCGATACCGGAACCTCAGACGCTAGCTCCAGCATTATGGTTGCCATCTCGTGGATGATAAAATCATCCATCACAAAATTTACAGCCCGGGGAACCCCGTCACCAATATCTACCGACCTTCTCTTGCGGGGCACCAAATTCCCATCGCTTGGCGATGATTCCTCCTCCTCATCCACAAGATGAAATAAAGGGGAAGTCGGAAGCTCCGCTGTCGAAATATTTCTAGACGAAGAAGAAATCGATGATAAGGCAGCGGTAGATACGGTCGAAGACCAAGCAGACCTACCTGCAGTCGAGGAGGGAACAAAAACGGAAGAGCGAGTAGGCCTAGCCACGGTCGTAGGGGGATAGACGCCGAAGAGAAGGCAGCTTTCCTCTTACGGAATGCATGAGAGGGAGCTCTCAGCCTCCTCAAATATCCTCGGACCGGAAAATAAAGAATCAAAAAAGATTATCACTATCAGCAAAAGCAAACTATAAGGAATAGGCGATTAAGaggccaaaacaaaacaaaaggaaaagacaaGCTTACCAGTCAAGGAAGGAGCAGGCCCAAACTTCCTTAAGAAACTCGGTCACTCGCGAATTCCCACGATGTGAGGGAGAACCCCGCCAACCCAATCAAAAATGTCCCCGACCAAAGGAGGGAGCTTACTCTTGGCTGCACAAGAAGGGAACAAAAGTTCATAACCCAGGACTAAAACAAGCAAATCAAATGTTTCAACGAAGAAAGGTTAGACGGTTACGGGTATAATTCCAAGTCTCGGGGAAGCCATCCGTGTTGGCCACCACATCTTCAGTTTTGACAAAGAAAATATTGTGCAAGAACTGACGGTTTAccttatcgtccatcttcaccaccaggcaTTTGTCCCCTTGATGGCGAAGGTTCAACATTGTCTCCTATAGAAACTAAGGGCGAAGAGATGCATCAGATGTCGGATTGTGATCTCGACCCCGGCCAATTCTGCAAATTTAGTAAGCATCCTGATGAGCTTGTAGATATATGGGGCGAGTTGAGCCGGGCAAACGCCATAGTAACGACAAAGTTCCTCCGCCAATGGGAGAAGAGGAAGGGCGTAGCCAACCTGGAAGGGGTATGCGTAGAACGCGCAATATCCGGGGCGGTGGATTTGTACCACAGCCCGTCCTGTAGGGACCAAATCGATGCGAGCGGGAATATTGAATTTAGCCCTAAGTTATGCTAGATCGGCCTCTTTCATCGCCGACTCAGAGACCTCGGGCTCATCTTCAGGTGCCTTTAAGAAGTCAGACCTGACTTTCTCACCATGAGGAATTATTTCCTCCACCGTAGGAAAGTTCTCATCCTCAATGGCAACATAGACACGCTCAGCATCAGAAGGCAAAATCACCGCCAAGGGGACCGAGTTATTTCCCTCACCGGGACCAGAGGACACGTTAGCCATAGTTCTGACGAAAGAAAGGATATTCAAGTAAAAAAAGGTTTAAGAGCAACTGGAATCACAACCAGGAAAGAAGACACACAACAATGGAGTAAGGAGAAGAAGGCACAAGGATTCGATATGAAAAATATGTAAAGCACGAATGAATGCCCCCACATACCTATTTATAAGAATTCGGGCATCAAAACCAAGAAATTATGCCATCATTACTCGGCACTGGTATCGAAACGGCAGACCCAACCGACAGACGCACGGGAAACGACGCAAAGCATCAGGAAAATGTGCCATAATGACGCATGATGTCATGACGTCACTCTAGTGCAGAAACGACGTAACCCCAAAAGTTGCGGCTCACGAAAGGCCATGTTGTCATCTCGTCCTAAACATCACTACCCGACCCACTCGTCCAATCTTCTCGACCACAACAAATAGAATCCGCTCATTAAGGTCGTCTGAGGCTGACCTCAATAAGCGgggggactaactgtataggtcgaAATCTGCTCCAGAATATTTAGGGCAAGGTAGCATTGAGGAAAGAGTCAGTCGAGGACGGCCAGAAAGCAGCAAGACTCGTGGTCGTCGAGGTCGAGCACCGCAGATAGAGCTGTAACAACTAGTTTTTAGAAAaagatattaaagagaatattctagtggatattctttgcacttgtactattagagtTTGTCAAGgatatgtcccatataaatagaaaaaaagacaatgaatggGGGCATGTGACATTCATTTGATAAGAACAGACTTTTGATAAAATATTCTCTCTCTGATAAAGATACAAACACTGCCTTTTCATCAAGATTCTTATTCATATTATTCTACACTTTTCCATCATATCCAAGAATAATTCGAACATTCTACGATTtatctgtcactcatcattgtcaggagggACAATCATCTAGTtcatcctttattgggtgaaccacttctcctatttacttaaataccatttattgttatttattgctagttTTTCCTCCATTATTGCTCATACCTTTTGGAATGGTTAATGCATGTTGTTGTCAATCCCCCCACCAGATCTGTCTAACATTATTCACGTTTTTGGAACTCACATCtagagatattattattattaactaaaTTTAACTCATTATTATATAAACTCCATTGTTTTAGCCGAAAGTTATATTTTTTGGTCGAATAGCTGGCCCAACTTAAAATGGCTTGAAATCGATGCCAACTAAAAGCTCTTCCCAAGCTCGACTGATTGATACCGATTTCAATGGCATCGGGGTTTTGGTGGGCGAGAATAATCAAAAGGGGCGGTGAGGTTGGTCTATGATTCTAAGATCCGGAAATCGAAAAGATTCAAAGGGTTTTTAGGGAAGCCAATAAGGGGTTATGAATGAAGAGGATGTGCTGAGTATCTGGTGAAATTTTGGGGCCGTTTGGGGGTGGTCCGCCAGCCGAGACGATTTTCAGTGAGTGGTTGGCAGCTGAAAGTGAGAGGGTGAGAGAGATGAGGAAATGGGAggggtctctagggtttgggggtcgTTTTAGACACTTATATGGGATTAAGGAGTGGAGGTATCAGCCGTTAGATGAGATGAGATAAATGGACGGGATTAAATGTGAcaaaaacggtgtcgttttgggtAAATGAAAGCTGGACCGGTCTTTGAGACTGGGCTGAGGCGGATTTTGGAAAATTGGGCCACTTGAAATTGCTTTGGCCCAGTTTAATACAAGACCAAGAAGCCtcattctttcctttcttttattttgattttcaagaTTAACTACTTATCTTAATCAACacctaattttaaaattaatttgcaAAATTGACCCACTTTCCTATTTATCTAACAATTGGACTAATTGCACTAGAAATTGACCAATTAactaattaaatctaaaaatgcaaaaacaaagcAAGAATGactaatgtattttttttataattttcgtgTATTAACCATGCAATTAAtatgtaattaaatcctaaaaatacaattaaaatctaaaatgttatgaaataaagatttgaacattttttatggatttttttattttatgattttaagATATTAAATATGCACGAAATACAAATaaatgcaaacaaacaaataaagagAAATTCCTAGAAATTCTATAAAAATCAAAGATAACtagaaaactattttttgtaaattttgtaggagtatttttcctaaggcaaaaattacgtgctcacgcTATACTTACTGCTTTATATTCTCTGCTAGGGGTGGCATGTGGGCAGGTCCGGTCcctaaacgggccaagtgggcCGGTCTCGCGGGCCGCGGTCTTGGGCTGGTCCCGGTCCCTAAATATTCGGGCTTAActgtcccgggctaaacggtctttTTGTAGGAACCAGCCCGGGATCGGGCCCACGAActcatggtcccgggctaaacggggcgggctaagtgggcccaacggcTAAATagtgattttaaaaaaattaaatagaaattagagacaaaaataatgttaaaaaaaatatctaaagcAATGCCTTAtaaatttattatagaattgtgacctaaattttttaattcaaatttaaagataaaaatattgtaaaaagatattcaaagcaataccttgtaattttattataccactaaaaaaatatggcaatatctttcttagtctttctcccccctatggaatgagcacaacaaggtgctaatgccatcattgagaagaaaaagaaactaatcaagatgtgccaaaattgacgaacaacttgttgaaaattgattatcgttgaagacttgaagacttcaattcaccaacttcacaattctttcacaaattgtaacaatctCAATatttgttttactattttttggaataaagtaagcaatagtagcaagtatagaagaaaattagagagagattatgatagattgatattgattttgtaagaaaaatgaaagaatgggggtatttatagttgaaaatagagaaaaaatgtaattataaaaagtttaggGTTAATACAACGTTGaggttaaatgactattttctAAATaaccaacggctattttttaaattccaacaacTCTTTTCATAAATAGACAAAcggctaatttttttttaaaaaaaaattactgcTAGGCTTGTTTGACCCGCCAAAGGATCGGTCCAGTACCGTGACGGGCCAAACAATCTCGGTCCAAACAGGTTCCTACTCAAgaaccggcccacgagaccggcccaAACCCACCTCTAACGATCCTACCGGTCCCGGAGCACTTAGCCCGCGGTCCCAGCCCAGCCCAGTTGACACCCTTATTCTCAGCATATATTATCTTTGTACGCAGTCCGAGCAACCCGTTAATTTCTGAGTACTAGCATATAACATCATCGACTACCACCACACCACGAATTATTATGACATTTATGAAAATCAATATGCAAAATCTGGACCTGACTCCCGAAAATGGTAAAACAATCAATGTCGAGCTGCTGGTTTactgaaatacaaaaataataaaactgAGTTGCCAACCCCAGCTTAGCAACGTCTGATGGAACAAAGTTTAAAACTAGATAATAAGCTTTTTGCAAATTTAGTCTCCGATATAAGCTTAATTCAAGGCTACAAATTAGTTTGTCCCGGTGGGACTGATATCCTCATATGAGACTAGACCCCTCtgtcgagttggggaggttgacCTCGAACTACTGGGCGATTCAGATCCTACTTTTCTACTGTGCTTCCTTGGAGCAGCATCAGGAGATCGAGGAGTCGTTGAGTCGCGGCTTCTAGATCTTGAAGCTGACCTTCTAGTAGGAGAATTCTGATCATCCACGCGAGGCCCAAGACGAGACTTCAATCTGTCACTTATTGTCTGCCGCTTATCTGTAGGGGAAGCACTACGTGAAGGGCTCCTACTTCGACGCCTCTCACGCCTAGGACGAGCACTAGGGCTGTGAGAAATACTCCTACTTCGACTCCTTCTCCGGTATCTActgaacaaagaaaaagaaaagggggtTAAGGGATGTGAAGTCATTTTTCCAGGTTACAATCTTAAATGGAACAAAAGAGAAAACCAAGAACTCAGAGATATCATAAACAGAAAAGAAATTGAAGCACTGTGTAACTTTTGGACGTATGAAGAGAcattcacaaaaaataaaaaataaaaaaagacaaTAGGGAGGAACTCAGAAGGAAAACCTGGGTGGACTTCTGCCTCTTGGTGAGCGTCTGTATCGTCCCGGTGGAGAACGCCCAGAATAGCTTCTATAGCTTGAGTACCTAAAAAAGATAACAATGTATTCAGCATGCATAACAGACTTGCTCCTTCCACGGACAATTTTTACATATGAACTCGATGTACCTATCACGATTCCCCTGGAAATTTCTCCCACCCTGGTAATAAGGCCTGTAAGGTGAACGCTCAGGAGATGGGGTGCGATAGCGTCTTGCAAATGAATACTGTTGAGTGAAGCCACGGCCTTTTCGGATTCGCTTTGACGTTCCATCAGGAGAACGGTTTCCGGATAAATCCCTGCCAGGACTAGAGCGAGATGGCTGAGTAATTTTTTGTGAAGGACTCTTTGGATAACTTCTCTCCTTTGACTCAATTTGAGGACTTCCATCATTATGGTCAAGTCTATCAGACACTTTTGCTGGGCTCATACTTCGACTGCTCCGGCGGCTGGGTCTTGGCTTCCCTCTGGGACTTGGTGTTGCACTCCTGTTAATCATGTAAAGAGAAAGACGTCACTTTGTGAAGATATGTAACTTATATGAACAGCTACATACACAAGTACCACATCATGAAGCATTCAGTAAAGCAAAGGAAGGGACCTGGATCTGCTGGAATTATCAGATCTATCATTGGCGGCGAGAGTCCTGTCAGTTGGTACATCTCCACCATGACCATTATTCGGAAGCTTACCATTCTTAGATACTTCACCCTCTTCAAGATTCTTTTGCTGTTTCAAAACAGCTTGTCCTTTGAGAGGAATTGATGATTTCTTCCCCAAAGCTGTAACGTAAGATGAAAGAATGAATTAACAAATCTTCTTACAAGACATGTTTTTCCACCCCCATgaataaaattaataattacttTTTCGTGCAGAATTACTGCGCCTGCCATTTTCATCATCAGAGCTatcactgctgctgctgctgctgctgctgtctGTGCCACTAGAACTAGCAGAGCTCCTGAATGcaatgggaataaaataaataaactttGGTGGACTAAGCCAGCGATCAAGTACAGCATAATAACACAGATTACAGGGGCCAACAGAAAACAATACCGCTTGCGTTTCGATCTTTTATTTCGATGAACTCTTCTCCTCGACTTTTCGTCTTTTTTCTTCCCATGTCGACTCCTTTCTTTCTTAGTCGACCTCTTCCTTTTCTTACGCCTTCCATCACTTGAAGAACTAGAAGAATAGGAGTCCAGCTCAGAGTCTGAGTCAGAGCCTGAAGAGGAATCAGTATCTGATTCAGAACTGTAAGAATCAGATGAAGAGTatctcctctttttctttttctttctgtcaGTGGATGCTTTGCGTTTCCCCTCTTCTTGACTGTCTGAACCATCATCAGAGGAAAGAGCTCTTGCTGACTTCTTATTTTTCCCTGCGGACGAGGCAAAGATATATGAACGAACAACAGAAACGAGATGACACAGCAGACTCTCTTAGCTGAGGCAGTAACACTGCCGCAGAGTAGGAACATCTTAGTCTTAGAGAGATAAAGTCACCTTTCTCTGCTTTGGTTGTATCATTGCTTTTCCTCTCTTCAGACATTTCGCCACAATCTACAATTTTCACAAGGCCAGATGGCTTCCCATCAGCTGTCCCTAACTGTTCAATTTTCTTCACAAAATCCATTCCCTTTACAACTTTTCCAAAAACAACATGCTTCCTGCAACAGAAAAATAGATGTTTCATGATCTAAACTAGGTATTGTTATAACCATAGTTATTTCTTCTCCTAGTAGGATTTGGAGTACAAGTCTACCGAAGGATAAAACATGGTGAAACTAATGTGCACTCGTATATCAGATAAATACCCGTCAAGATGGGGAGTTCTCTTAAACGTAATGAAGAATTGGGATCCATTTGTATTAGGACCACTATTCGCCATCGAGAGAATACCAGCCTCAGTGTGATCAACTTTAAAGTTTTCGTctacataaataaaaaaaattaccatCAGCAACCAATCATATAACCATATATCAAACACTCAAACATATATACTACTAATCTACCTGGAAATTTCCCTCCATATATACTCTCTCCACCAGTGCCTGCAAAACATTAAAAGTTCGTGTGCCTTACTTGTCTGGGCAAGAGGTTGGAAGTTAAAGAGTCCTCTGCGCCAATTGAAAGTTCAGTGCCCAGAAGGGGAAAAAGCATACCATTCCCTTTGGAGAAATCACCACCCTGTAGAAAACAGCAAGAGGTCATGGGACTGATGATTATTCCCCAATATATTGACtaaacaacaactactactacaAGTAAGTCTCAGTCACAAACAAGTTGGGATCAGCTGAAATTTACCCCTGCATAATTATTTTCTCATTTGAAATAATTGACAAGCACAATAGATATAGACCTGCACTGCTTCATAAGATATCCATAAAATCTGTAAAGCACATGGAACTAAAAACCGAACAATGTTTCTCACTTTTaagttttgattttcttttaggaAGGGGGAAGTCTGAATTTATTATGATTAGCAGCTACCCCTTTTAAATCCCATAAGTTAGAAGAGAAAATAGCAAAACATTAACTCATGATATTGGAGAGCGAGTAAGATGAGACTGTATGATTAGAAAGTGTAATTTCTGTGGATGCAGAAAGAAAAAACATTGTGAACTTCAAACCCAAATTCAAGAATTATCTTATACCAAGCTGGAGGAAACAATTGCTTTTCCTATGATACCCAAGCTTAGGTAGAATAAGTAGCAACAAATACATCAATTCCTACATTATTTATTCTCAAAAGATAACAAAGAATACAAATAtcaaagagagagaaagagagagagagagagcatacTTGTGCCATAAACCCTTTGATTACACGGTGAAATAAGCATCCTTTGTAGTGCAGAGGTTTCCCAGTAGATACTCCAACTCCCTTCTCACCTTCAAAACATAACATACCAGCAAAACCACAacactcatcagatcaaccaaTTATACCCGTGAAATCACGCAAGCACTGTAAGTCAATAAAAGGAAGAGTAATATTAATGTCATGAAAACAACAAAACCAATCAAAAGACCCATTCACAATAATTTATTGTTATCCAAGAATATGTGATTTCTTAATGACTCAGTGACACATGAATAGGGATCTATTCAAGTTTTCTAGACCAACCTTTGAGCTCATCCCAGAATATAATAATCCTAGCAGTGTTAAGAAAATCGACATAGTCTAACTCAAACCCAAAACTGACTCGTGAAGCGAGGACTatccaagaccatataaggagacaaTAGTTCATTCCCTTAAACAAGGTGGGACATTAATGCCCTCACACACGCCCAGCATTTTGAATGGTGCTCATAGGCCTATATTGTGGCAAGGCAGAGATGATTATCCTTAAGGCCCTTCACAATAATTCATGACTTCTATTCCACTATTTAACACACATTTAGAACCTTAGGGGGCCTCAAGCAAAGTACTTCTCTAGCACAAAGCAAATAACATTACGAACAATATACCTGTGCAGAGTGACCGAAAATTTTCTGCTGTCCTCGGGACAATATCTGCAAAGAGCTGCACATTTCCCAAAAAATAATGCTAATTGCATGCATGATATATCAAAAACAGATTCAAGACATGGTTTCATatggaagaaaaaggaaaactacTCCAGGAAGCTTGGTAAGCTTCATATATACCTCAATAACAATTCTTTCTGCAGGATTTCCATCCATTGATACATCTAAGAATACAAGaggatttttcttcttcttcatcctgcACCTCAGGCCCTAAAGATGTAGAAACATCATTTCAAGTTAGAATTTATTCTGAACAAAAGAAATTCATAAATTCTTAGATTACTAGATCATAAATTTGTTTGTTGTTTGTTTAGTCATAGGTGTCATAGAGATAAAGGGTAGAGGATGACAGGCAAGCCATAGGAACATGTGAAATATTGTTCCATACATAATTAGTAGATTGGGGCAAAAGTCAGTGCAACCATCTCAAAAGGAGCCAATAGCTTCCTAAATCTCGAATGAGACTCTACCTACCACCATTTGAAGCTACCAAAGTAAGACTTTTTGGGGGGATGCTAGGGAAGCATGGTACTATGTAGGAGTGTCAATTATAACCCGTATAAGTGTATACTGCCAAACTCGTCCAAACTTGAGCAGGTTGAGTTGGGAATATATTCAATTATGAGTCAGTTCACGCACAATCCAAATTAACCCATACAAAATCTGTCATGTAACAAAGAAAAAGTTCTCCACAATTTCATCCACTTTCCCTCtctataaagaaaataaaagttaaTTTTCTTAGTTTGATTTGGTAACTAAACAAATTATAAAagacaacaaacaaacaaaaaaatgttTGAGTTCTGGAGTTACGACCCATTTAGTCCAAATTGACCCAATCAAACTTTTCGTAAGTCAGGCATGATATTGACCTCCATTTTAATCCGCCTAATGTTGACCCAACCTGCCCATTTGACACCCCCTATTACTTGTTGAATATATTGCTCTTCATTGCTTACAATAAGTATCAATTTGCCTTCTCTCTCCCGTCAATGGAAATTGTGCTTAGGAAAGAACCTACCATAACAATTTCTTGTCTGTAGAACAAAATATAAAACCCTCGACTGTCCAATATCACCTATGCATCCAAGCGAATATCACTACCAAGATTGAAGCTTTACAGCAAACAGACACAAAGATAGACAGAGAGATCTTTTCCCCTACCTATTTCTTTGTATGGAACAATAATCAGAAGGTCCAAACATTAAGTTTTAGTGCAACGAATTGAAAAGACACCCTAAAACTAAATTAGTGCAACCAAACAAATCTAGTAAATACCATGCACAGAATACTGGAGAATAATTACGAAAGAAATatcaactttttttctttttggggaaaagGGCAGACTCTTAAGCCCCAATAATCAGCAGCTACAACACAGATCGATGAAGCACCGGATTAACATTGTAAAAGCGCAAAATTTGCAGAGAGAAATTaagtatttaaaaaaaagaatttttggaaAAGGACAAACTCTTAAACCCTAATAAAACAGAAGCTATAACACGAATCGATATGCTCCAGATTTTTTATCAGTATAAAGCCGGAAAATTTGCAGATGGGTGTGGATACGAAAGCAAGATTTCATCTCAGAGTAACAAATTgcacaaacaacaacaataacaagaaaGAGAACAGAAAAAGATCAAGAACTTAAAGAGTGTAATTTACTTAAACAATAGCAACTGAGTGCTCCCGGTGAAGTGAAGTTGACGTCCAAAGCTGCGGATTAAGCTAACAAAGAGAAGCGTCCATTTGTTTCCTCGGAGGCGCGACTGAAGTGATGAGAGGCGAGGGTGTGCGTGCGTACAAACAGTGTGTTCTCTTCACGATTTTGTAAACGTACTTATTACCACACAGAAAAT
It encodes the following:
- the LOC107760984 gene encoding uncharacterized protein LOC107760984 isoform X1, which encodes MKKKKNPLVFLDVSMDGNPAERIVIELFADIVPRTAENFRSLCTGEKGVGVSTGKPLHYKGCLFHRVIKGFMAQGGDFSKGNGTGGESIYGGKFPDENFKVDHTEAGILSMANSGPNTNGSQFFITFKRTPHLDGKHVVFGKVVKGMDFVKKIEQLGTADGKPSGLVKIVDCGEMSEERKSNDTTKAEKGKNKKSARALSSDDGSDSQEEGKRKASTDRKKKKKRRYSSSDSYSSESDTDSSSGSDSDSELDSYSSSSSSDGRRKKRKRSTKKERSRHGKKKDEKSRRRVHRNKRSKRKRSSASSSGTDSSSSSSSSDSSDDENGRRSNSARKTLGKKSSIPLKGQAVLKQQKNLEEGEVSKNGKLPNNGHGGDVPTDRTLAANDRSDNSSRSRSATPSPRGKPRPSRRSSRSMSPAKVSDRLDHNDGSPQIESKERSYPKSPSQKITQPSRSSPGRDLSGNRSPDGTSKRIRKGRGFTQQYSFARRYRTPSPERSPYRPYYQGGRNFQGNRDRYSSYRSYSGRSPPGRYRRSPRGRSPPSRYRRRSRSRSISHSPSARPRRERRRSRSPSRSASPTDKRQTISDRLKSRLGPRVDDQNSPTRRSASRSRSRDSTTPRSPDAAPRKHSRKVGSESPSSSRSTSPTRQRGLVSYEDISPTGTN
- the LOC107760984 gene encoding peptidyl-prolyl cis-trans isomerase CYP63 isoform X2, with amino-acid sequence MKKKKNPLVFLDVSMDGNPAERIVIELFADIVPRTAENFRSLCTGEKGVGVSTGKPLHYKGCLFHRVIKGFMAQGGDFSKGNGTGGESIYGGKFPDENFKVDHTEAGILSMANSGPNTNGSQFFITFKRTPHLDGKHVVFGKVVKGMDFVKKIEQLGTADGKPSGLVKIVDCGEMSEERKSNDTTKAEKGKNKKSARALSSDDGSDSQEEGKRKASTDRKKKKKRRYSSSDSYSSESDTDSSSGSDSDSELDSYSSSSSSDGRRKKRKRSTKKERSRHGKKKDEKSRRRVHRNKRSKRKRSSASSSGTDSSSSSSSSDSSDDENGRRSNSARKTLGKKSSIPLKGQAVLKQQKNLEEGEVSKNGKLPNNGHGGDVPTDRTLAANDRSDNSSRSRSATPSPRGKPRPSRRSSRSMSPAKVSDRLDHNDGSPQIESKERSYPKSPSQKITQPSRSSPGRDLSGNRSPDGTSKRIRKGRGFTQQYSFARRYRTPSPERSPYRPYYQGGRNFQGNRDRYSSYRSYSGRSPPGRYRRSPRGRSPPRYRRRSRSRSISHSPSARPRRERRRSRSPSRSASPTDKRQTISDRLKSRLGPRVDDQNSPTRRSASRSRSRDSTTPRSPDAAPRKHSRKVGSESPSSSRSTSPTRQRGLVSYEDISPTGTN